The genomic segment TGTTGGGAACCTGCAGCGAGTAGATCAGCATTCCGTTGGGAGTCCCGAAAAAGAGATGCTTGTCGTACACAAACATAGTCTCGATATTGCCGTTCAGACTCGATTTGCCCACATTTACCAGCGTACCGCTTACATCGAATATATTCAGGATATAGGTGTCGGCTATGTAAAGGTATTTGTCGTATAACCCGAACCGGGCCATGGATCCGCTCTTTCCAAAACCGCTCCCGCTGATCCCTCCGGCCGAAAGTTTATCCGACGAACTTGAGTTTGCCAGGTTGTCGTACATCGGATAATTCGGATAATAGCTAGGTTCCAGCTCCCTTTTCTCGGTGATGACCTCCCACTCCAGAATCACCCCTTTTTTCTGATCTATTCTGGTTACCGGAAATTCGTTGTCGGTAGCGGGAACCCGGTAGGGTAATACGTCCTTTAGCCGGTAACTCTCTTTTACGTTGCTTAAGTTGGATACATCCAGTGCCACCAGGTCTACATAGCTGTCGGCAAAAAGCAGCTGGTTACGTATGGCCATGTCCGTACAGCCCGGTATCTCTATAAAACCGATGTTTTTGGGGGAGGAAGGAGTGGATACATCAATCAAATGAATACCCTTCATCTGCTCTATTATAAGGATGTAATTATCCTTGAAATAGATCTTGCCCGGATGCTTCATCGGCTGGGCGGATGATGTCTTTACGGCACTCCGCAGATCGTCGTAACTCATGTATACCGGTGCGTTGGCGGTAAATATCTCGGTGTACTTGTCTGTGCACGAAAGCATTCCCAACAGAGAAAGCAGGCAGAACAAGTGTGTGTAGATTCGTTTCATATAGCTGATTTTTTAATGGAATAGAATACCTAATTTGATGGATAACCGGTTGTAATCGGCCCGTAATTTATAATCGCTCTTGTCGCTGAAGCGAAGTTGGTGGAAGCGGTATCCGGCCGACAGCGTAATGCCATATCCATGACTGGTTTTAAAAAACAGCCCGGCGGATGGGTTGATAAGAAAACCACCCTGAGCATCGAGGTTGTCTCTGGTGATGGGTTGCGGCCAGTAGGAACTCAGGTAGTCGTAAGGATAATAACCGCCGCTGATGCGGGTCTTGTTCTCCAGAGCGATGAGGTAACCGGCCTGAAGCGATACAAAAGGCGACACCTTGCGGTTGTTGAATTTGTATAGCAGGTTGGCAAATACAGGCAGATAGGTTTCATTGTAGAATTCAACACCGATACCGGCCCCTGCCGAAAGGTTGTTGCGGAACGAATAATTCATGGAAGAATGAAACAGAAAAGGAGCCTTGTGCTCGTTGTCGGGATTGCCAATCATCACTCCCCCTTCGGAAAGGTTGAACCATTCCCCGGGGCGGATATCGAAGAATTCGGCATCCCCTTTCTCCCTGGCTTGTCTGGTTGCTGCTTCCGGTTTGTTAAGGGTGATCTTTTCAACTTCGGAAGCGTCGATAATTTTCGACTCTTTGCCCTGCATGATCCGGATCTTTTCCAGATCGGATGAGTAGATGTACTTACCTTTTACAACAGAGCCGTCTTTCATGTGGATATACCCTTTTTCCATCAGGGCTTTATCTCCGGTGGTGCTTACCTGCGATGTGACAGAAGTCATTGAACACCAAAGAATCAGGTTAATAAGGAAAACTTGCTTTATCATAAGCTAACAAATTTATGGTTCTTTCTATTAGATGCTGTCGGCTTTAAAAACGCTGTATTGACTCTTTTATTTTTCTTATAATTTTATTGTTACCCTTTCAGAGACTGGTTATTTGATAAAGGAATAACGCTTCGGTGTCAACGATTTCAGTATGTTTTTTTATCCTTAAGGGAACGTAAAACTTTCCTTAAGGATAAAAAAAATTACCCTTAAGAGAAGTTTTATTTTCACTTAAGGGAAGATTTTCCAATAGGGGGGATTGTGACTTTTACTGATTTGAGTCTTGATTAATCCGGATTTGAGCAGGTACTTTTGTTAATTTGATACGAGACCATATCCTGATTTTATAGACTCTCTTTTATTCTTTAGCGCCCTTTATTCGCCAGGTATTGGGTGAAGCCTTCGGAATGTTCGGTTTTGTAGTTGCCTACAGAATCGGTGTAAATAATAAAGTATTCAATTTCCGGAACCCTCTTTTTAAGTTCGCGTGCCTTTTCGGATCCCAGTGCCATAAACGAGGTGGCATAGCCATCGGCTGTAGTACAGTCGGGTGCGATGATGGTGGCACTCAGGATGTCTTGTTCGGCAGGATATCCCGTAATCGGATTGATGGTGTGACCATACTTCTTACCGCCTTTTTCATAAAAGTTACGGTAATTTCCGGAGGTGGCCAATCCCACTTTACCGCACAAGTGTGCAATCTCCTCCAGCTCCTGGTTCAGTCCGGCCGGATCGTCGGTGGGTTTGTTTATCCCGATACGCCAGCATTCGCCTTTGGGATTCACCCCTTTGGCCATCACTTCGCCGCCAATTTCGACCATATAGTTTTCGATACCCTTGCTTTCCAGCAGGTTGGCAATCACGTCGCAGCTTAGTCCGTCGCCCAAGGCCGAAAAATTAAGCAGAATACGTGGGTCGTCCTTCGCCACCCGGTTGCCCTGCAGGTGCACCTTGGTATATCCTACAAAAGAACGGATGCTATCTATCGCCTGGGGTGTGACACTGTCTTTTTTGCTGAACCCGAATCCCCAGAGATTGATCAACGGGGCACAGGTTACATCGAACATTCCATCGGTCTTTTGCGAGATTTCCATCGCCTTGTTGAAAACAACACCAAAGAGAGAATCCACTTCCACCGCTTCATTCCGGTTTACCTGCGATATGATGGAGGTGGAGTCGAAGGGATTGATGGAGTGATAATACCCCTTCAATGCCTCTTGTATCTCTTTGTCCAATGCCTTGGTATAGCTGTATTTGATGTGGTAAGGGGTATGCAGACTACCGGCAGTTTCGAAATACTGCGTTTTTTCCTGACAGCTGAAAAGCACCATGGCACAGAGCAGAAAAAGGATGGAGGATAGGATTCCTGTTTTCATATGAATCGATAAATTTAGGTTGCAAAGGTATAAATTTAAACGGATATGAATTTGTTGCGGATAACCTTAAATTGAGTTAAGATTGATTATAATCAAGCAATAATTGCTTCCCTTTTTTTCAAAAAGCCTATCTTTGGACTCCGTTTTTTTAAATCTGATATCTCAATTATTATGAAAACACATCTTCTCTGCCTGTTTATCCTGCTTTTAAGTCTGCCTATGTTTGCGCAGACACGGCTCATGGGAGTCAGCCAAAACGATATAAACCCCTCTTTGCTGCAGGGCCGATGGAAGGCCCGCTGGATTTCCGTACCCGACGAGGCGGCGAATACCTATGGAGTATACCATTTCCGTAAATCCTTTTCACTGGATACCCTGCCGGAACGTTTTCTGGTGCATGTAACAGCCGACAACCGGTATAAGCTGTTCCTGAACGGAACGATGGTTTCGCTGGGTCCGGCCCGGGGAGATGTATATAACTGGTCGTACGAGACAGTGGACCTGTCGCCCTGGCTTCAGAAAGGAACCAACGTGCTGGCTGCCGTGGTGTGGAACT from the Macellibacteroides fermentans genome contains:
- a CDS encoding LVIVD repeat-containing protein, whose protein sequence is MKRIYTHLFCLLSLLGMLSCTDKYTEIFTANAPVYMSYDDLRSAVKTSSAQPMKHPGKIYFKDNYILIIEQMKGIHLIDVSTPSSPKNIGFIEIPGCTDMAIRNQLLFADSYVDLVALDVSNLSNVKESYRLKDVLPYRVPATDNEFPVTRIDQKKGVILEWEVITEKRELEPSYYPNYPMYDNLANSSSSDKLSAGGISGSGFGKSGSMARFGLYDKYLYIADTYILNIFDVSGTLVNVGKSSLNGNIETMFVYDKHLFFGTPNGMLIYSLQVPNTPALVSTFWHATSCDPVVVQDGYAYITLRGGQVCHADFNRLDVVKLSADYKTNTLAASYNLTNPYGLAIDNNTLFVCDGKAGLKVYDATDKQAITSHQLAAFPDIKTYDVIPVNGYLFMVGDDGFYLYDYADLQHIKQIGHIPVVKE
- a CDS encoding FAD:protein FMN transferase: MKTGILSSILFLLCAMVLFSCQEKTQYFETAGSLHTPYHIKYSYTKALDKEIQEALKGYYHSINPFDSTSIISQVNRNEAVEVDSLFGVVFNKAMEISQKTDGMFDVTCAPLINLWGFGFSKKDSVTPQAIDSIRSFVGYTKVHLQGNRVAKDDPRILLNFSALGDGLSCDVIANLLESKGIENYMVEIGGEVMAKGVNPKGECWRIGINKPTDDPAGLNQELEEIAHLCGKVGLATSGNYRNFYEKGGKKYGHTINPITGYPAEQDILSATIIAPDCTTADGYATSFMALGSEKARELKKRVPEIEYFIIYTDSVGNYKTEHSEGFTQYLANKGR